In a genomic window of Vigna angularis cultivar LongXiaoDou No.4 chromosome 6, ASM1680809v1, whole genome shotgun sequence:
- the LOC108341796 gene encoding 50S ribosomal protein HLP, mitochondrial isoform X2 translates to MAATFASRCSRVGRSLFGGLSNSSPGLFTTSHEITCNNMFTQQQRTFIQMRTVLKVVDNSGAKKVMCIQALKGKKGARLGDTIIASVKEAHPNGKVKKGKVVYGVVVRAAMPKGRCDGSEVKFDDNAVVLVDKQGQPIGTRVFGPVPHELRQKKHVKILTLAGHIA, encoded by the exons ATGGCTGCAACCTTTGCTTCGAGATGTTCTCGCG TGGGTCGTTCTCTGTTTGGTGGATTAAGCAACAGTTCCCCTGGTTTATTTACGACATCACATGAGATAACATGCAACAATATGTTTACTCAG CAACAACGCACCTTCATACAGATGAGGACCGTTCTCAAGGTTGTGGATAACTCGGGGGCTAAAAAGGTGATGTGTATACAGGCATTGAAAGGGAAGAAAGGAGCAAGATTAGGTGACACAATAATAGCATCAGTGAAGGAAGCACATCCTaatggaaaagtgaagaaaGGAAAGGTTGTATACGGGGTAGTTGTGCGTGCAGCAATGCCAAAGGGACGTTGTGATGGCAGTGAGGTCAAGTTTGATGATAATGCTGTGGTGCTTGTTGACAAGCAAGGCCAACCTATTGGAACCAGAGTTTTTGGACCAGTGCCTCATGAGCTGAGACAAAAGAAACATGTCAAGATTCTTACCTTGGCAGGGCACATTgcataa
- the LOC108341796 gene encoding 50S ribosomal protein HLP, mitochondrial isoform X1: MAATFASRCSRGNPILGRSLFGGLSNSSPGLFTTSHEITCNNMFTQQQRTFIQMRTVLKVVDNSGAKKVMCIQALKGKKGARLGDTIIASVKEAHPNGKVKKGKVVYGVVVRAAMPKGRCDGSEVKFDDNAVVLVDKQGQPIGTRVFGPVPHELRQKKHVKILTLAGHIA, encoded by the exons ATGGCTGCAACCTTTGCTTCGAGATGTTCTCGCGGTAAcccaattt TGGGTCGTTCTCTGTTTGGTGGATTAAGCAACAGTTCCCCTGGTTTATTTACGACATCACATGAGATAACATGCAACAATATGTTTACTCAG CAACAACGCACCTTCATACAGATGAGGACCGTTCTCAAGGTTGTGGATAACTCGGGGGCTAAAAAGGTGATGTGTATACAGGCATTGAAAGGGAAGAAAGGAGCAAGATTAGGTGACACAATAATAGCATCAGTGAAGGAAGCACATCCTaatggaaaagtgaagaaaGGAAAGGTTGTATACGGGGTAGTTGTGCGTGCAGCAATGCCAAAGGGACGTTGTGATGGCAGTGAGGTCAAGTTTGATGATAATGCTGTGGTGCTTGTTGACAAGCAAGGCCAACCTATTGGAACCAGAGTTTTTGGACCAGTGCCTCATGAGCTGAGACAAAAGAAACATGTCAAGATTCTTACCTTGGCAGGGCACATTgcataa
- the LOC108342582 gene encoding HVA22-like protein f, producing MGILGTMARHLDTIVGPGVLLLYPLYASMRAIESPSTLDDQQWLTYWILYSFITLFELSCYKILAWFPIWPYMKLVFCLWLVLPMFNGAAYIYENYVRQYVKNIGSFYGNSKYHEDQKKVLQMMSFDARKAVERYIDTYGSEAFERVVKAADREARRH from the exons ATGGGCATCCTTGGAACAATGGCAAGACATTTGGACACAATAGTGGG GCCTGGAGTGTTGCTCCTATATCCTTT ATACGCATCAATGAGGGCAATTGAGAGTCCTTCAACCTTGGATGATCAACAGTGGCTAACATATTGGATTTTATACTCCTTCATCACCCTCTTTGAGCTTTCATGCTACAAGATCCTAGCATG gTTTCCAATTTGGCCATACATGAAGCTAGTTTTTTGCCTCTGGCTGGTATTACCAATGTTCAATGGAGCTGCTTACATATATGAGAACTATGTGAGACAATATGTGAAGAACATAGGAAGCTTCTATGGAAATTCCAAGTATCATGAGGACCAAAAGAAAGTTCTTCAGATGATGAGTTTTGATGCAAGGAAAGCTGTTGAACGTTATATAGATACATATGGTTCTGAAGCCTTTGAGAGAGTAGTCAAAGCA GCTGATAGAGAAGCAAGGAGGCACTGA